The genomic stretch TGAACCCCATCATCCCCGAGGTGGTGAACCAGGTCGCCTTCTTTGTCATCGGCAACGACGTGACGGTGAGCTTCGCCGCGGAGGCGGGACAACTGGAGCTCAACGTCATGGAACCCGTCATGGCCTTCAGCCTCTTCAATTCCCTCGTGGCCCTGCGACGTGCCGGCAGGACGCTCGCCGACCGCTGTGTGCTGGGAATAACGGCAAACAGCGATAAGTGCCGCGAATACGTCGAGTGCAGCATCGGCCTCGTTACGGCGCTTAACCCCTACATCGGCTACGAACGCTCCACCGAGATAGCCCACGAAGCCCTGGCAGCGAACCGTTCCGTCTGCGAACTCGTCCTCGAAAAGGGCTACCTGAAAAAGGAAGAACTCGACGACATCCTCTCCCCGGAGAACATGATCAAACCGAG from Syntrophorhabdus sp. encodes the following:
- the aspA gene encoding aspartate ammonia-lyase (catalyzes the formation of fumarate from aspartate); its protein translation is NPIIPEVVNQVAFFVIGNDVTVSFAAEAGQLELNVMEPVMAFSLFNSLVALRRAGRTLADRCVLGITANSDKCREYVECSIGLVTALNPYIGYERSTEIAHEALAANRSVCELVLEKGYLKKEELDDILSPENMIKPRYMEKK